A section of the Stenotrophomonas sp. 364 genome encodes:
- the orn gene encoding oligoribonuclease, translated as MADNGAEGERLIWIDLEMTGLDTDNDAIIEIATVVTDAQLNVLAEGPEFAIHHPVERLEAMDEWNRTQHRRSGLWQRVVDSQVTLGQAEAQTVNFLAQWIKAGASPMCGNSICQDRRFLHREMPRLEKYFHYRNLDVSTVKELAKRWAPSVAAGLTKTASHTALSDVHDSIAELRHYRQFMGALSGLPG; from the coding sequence ATGGCTGACAACGGCGCAGAAGGCGAACGACTGATCTGGATCGACCTGGAAATGACCGGTCTGGATACCGACAACGACGCGATCATCGAGATTGCCACCGTGGTCACCGACGCGCAGTTGAACGTGCTTGCCGAAGGCCCCGAGTTCGCCATCCACCATCCGGTCGAGCGCCTGGAAGCGATGGACGAATGGAACCGCACCCAGCATCGCCGTTCAGGATTGTGGCAGCGCGTGGTCGACAGCCAGGTCACGCTGGGCCAGGCCGAAGCGCAGACGGTGAATTTCTTGGCGCAGTGGATCAAGGCCGGTGCCTCGCCGATGTGCGGCAACTCGATCTGCCAGGACCGCCGGTTCCTGCACCGCGAAATGCCGCGGCTGGAGAAGTACTTCCATTACCGCAACCTGGACGTGTCCACGGTGAAGGAGCTGGCCAAGCGCTGGGCGCCGAGCGTGGCGGCCGGGCTGACCAAGACCGCCAGCCATACCGCGCTGAGCGACGTGCACGACTCGATCGCCGAACTGCGCCATTACCGCCAGTTCATGGGCGCGCTGTCGGGCCTGCCGGGCTGA
- the tadA gene encoding tRNA adenosine(34) deaminase TadA — protein MVEYLPAPPPLGVPVHDQDEHWMRHALALAERAERQFNEIPVGALLVGADGQLLGEGWNLNIADHDPSAHAEIVAMRRAGQAIGNHRLVGSTLYVTLEPCAMCAMAIVHARVARVVYAASDPKTGACGSVFDLLGDARHNHRVEIHGGVLAKDASTRLTNYFRAKRGKPPLLLE, from the coding sequence ATGGTTGAGTACCTGCCCGCGCCGCCGCCGCTGGGTGTGCCGGTGCACGACCAGGACGAACACTGGATGCGCCACGCGCTGGCCCTGGCCGAGCGTGCCGAACGCCAGTTCAACGAGATTCCGGTGGGTGCACTGCTGGTCGGCGCCGACGGCCAGCTGCTGGGCGAAGGCTGGAACCTCAACATCGCCGACCATGATCCCAGCGCGCATGCCGAGATCGTGGCGATGCGCAGGGCGGGCCAGGCGATAGGCAATCACCGGTTGGTCGGCAGCACGCTGTATGTGACGTTGGAGCCGTGCGCGATGTGCGCCATGGCGATCGTGCATGCGCGCGTGGCACGCGTGGTGTACGCCGCCAGCGATCCCAAGACCGGCGCCTGTGGCAGCGTGTTCGACCTGCTGGGCGACGCGCGCCACAACCACCGCGTCGAGATCCATGGCGGCGTGCTGGCCAAGGATGCCAGCACCCGGCTGACCAACTACTTCCGCGCCAAGCGCGGCAAACCGCCGCTGCTGTTGGAATAA
- the mntR gene encoding manganese-binding transcriptional regulator MntR, which translates to MPPASLSRKSPLLAAEAHAEGFVQVREARRSELVEDYVELIADLIADGREARQVDIATRLGVAQPTVAKALKRLVKEGWAVQRPYRGVFLTPAGEALAVEMRARHQTVEKFLLALGVDADSARRDAEGIEHHVSEATLAAFEAFVRKANGHG; encoded by the coding sequence ATGCCGCCAGCCTCCCTGTCCAGGAAATCCCCGTTGCTCGCCGCCGAAGCCCATGCGGAGGGCTTTGTGCAGGTGCGCGAAGCGCGCCGCTCGGAGCTGGTGGAAGATTACGTGGAGCTCATCGCCGACCTGATTGCTGACGGCCGCGAGGCGCGCCAGGTGGATATCGCCACCCGGCTCGGCGTGGCGCAGCCGACCGTGGCCAAGGCGCTGAAGCGACTGGTCAAGGAGGGCTGGGCGGTGCAGCGGCCGTACCGGGGCGTGTTCCTGACCCCGGCCGGCGAGGCGCTCGCGGTGGAGATGCGCGCGCGGCACCAGACCGTGGAGAAATTTCTGCTGGCCCTGGGCGTGGACGCCGATTCGGCGCGACGTGACGCCGAAGGCATCGAGCACCATGTGAGCGAAGCGACCCTGGCCGCATTCGAGGCGTTCGTGCGCAAGGCCAACGGCCATGGTTGA
- a CDS encoding hybrid sensor histidine kinase/response regulator, which produces MNLIDPAGVPTDERVNLLIVDDVPQNLVAMEALLRRDGLNILCAGSGAQALELLLEHEVALALLDVHMPEIDGFSLAELMRGSQRSRDVPIIFLTASPNDPVRAFKGYETGAVDFLHKPIEPQVIMSKVNVFIEMYQQKQLLKARNHALEHALKLNETMMAVLTHDLRTPLAAILLCADKLSLDLPDDSPVQRTLGHLENSAQRMARMVEQLLDFSKIRTGGLRLHATDCDLAELATAVVAEIARAYPQARIDLQVDGCAQLQGDPDRLAQLLSNLIGNAVLHGGDAPVLVRLAGDRDVPLRLQVRNAGQIPHALLPRLFEPFKASFHDSRGLGLGLFIASEFARAHGGTLVAQNLDATVVFETLLQRRPR; this is translated from the coding sequence ATGAACCTGATCGACCCCGCCGGGGTGCCCACCGATGAACGCGTCAACCTGCTGATCGTCGATGACGTGCCGCAGAACCTGGTGGCGATGGAAGCGCTGCTGCGCCGCGATGGCCTGAACATCCTGTGCGCCGGCTCCGGCGCGCAGGCGCTGGAACTGCTGCTGGAGCACGAGGTGGCGCTGGCGCTGCTGGACGTGCACATGCCCGAGATCGACGGCTTTTCGCTGGCCGAACTGATGCGCGGTTCGCAGCGCAGCCGCGATGTGCCGATCATCTTCCTCACCGCCTCGCCGAATGATCCCGTGCGTGCCTTCAAGGGCTATGAGACCGGTGCGGTGGATTTCCTGCACAAGCCGATCGAGCCGCAGGTGATCATGAGCAAGGTCAACGTGTTCATCGAGATGTACCAGCAGAAGCAGCTGCTGAAGGCGCGCAACCACGCGCTGGAGCATGCACTCAAGCTCAACGAAACCATGATGGCGGTGCTGACCCACGACCTGCGCACGCCGCTGGCGGCCATCCTGCTGTGCGCCGACAAGCTGTCACTGGACCTGCCCGATGACAGCCCGGTGCAGCGTACCCTGGGCCATCTGGAAAACAGCGCGCAGCGCATGGCACGCATGGTCGAGCAGCTGCTGGATTTTTCGAAGATCCGTACCGGTGGCCTGCGCCTGCACGCCACCGATTGCGACCTGGCGGAACTGGCGACCGCAGTGGTAGCCGAAATTGCGCGGGCATACCCACAGGCGCGCATTGACCTGCAGGTGGACGGCTGTGCGCAGTTGCAGGGCGATCCGGACCGGCTGGCGCAGCTGCTGTCCAACCTGATCGGCAATGCCGTGTTGCACGGTGGCGACGCGCCGGTGCTGGTACGCCTGGCAGGCGACCGCGATGTGCCGCTACGGCTGCAGGTACGCAATGCCGGGCAGATTCCGCACGCATTGCTGCCACGCCTGTTCGAACCGTTCAAGGCCAGCTTCCACGACAGCCGTGGGCTGGGTCTGGGCCTGTTCATCGCCAGTGAGTTCGCCCGGGCCCATGGCGGCACCCTGGTGGCGCAGAATCTGGATGCCACGGTGGTGTTCGAGACGCTGCTGCAGCGTCGTCCGCGCTGA
- a CDS encoding chemotaxis protein CheB, which yields MDAAPERSRFDLVVVGASAGGVSALQTLLAALPPRLAMPVLAVLHLPRDRPSRVADLLDVRCPLPVREAHDKQPLQEGTVTFAPPDYHLLVEDRSTLALSVDAPVLFSRPAIDPLFESAAEVFGAGVLAILLTGASSDGSAGVAAVRQAGGQAWIQSPDDAYSPLMPASALAHAGADVVLPLVSLCVRMKGLIR from the coding sequence ATGGACGCGGCGCCCGAGCGGTCGCGCTTCGACCTGGTGGTGGTAGGCGCCTCGGCCGGGGGCGTAAGCGCGTTGCAGACGCTGCTGGCGGCACTGCCGCCACGGCTGGCGATGCCGGTGCTGGCCGTGCTGCACTTGCCACGCGACCGTCCCAGCCGCGTTGCCGACCTGCTCGATGTGCGCTGCCCGCTGCCGGTGCGCGAGGCGCACGACAAGCAACCGCTGCAGGAGGGCACCGTGACCTTTGCCCCGCCGGACTACCACCTGCTGGTCGAAGACCGGTCTACCCTGGCACTGTCGGTGGATGCGCCGGTGCTGTTTTCGCGCCCGGCGATCGACCCGTTGTTCGAAAGCGCCGCCGAGGTGTTCGGCGCCGGCGTGCTGGCCATTCTGCTCACCGGCGCCAGTAGCGACGGCAGTGCGGGCGTGGCCGCCGTGCGCCAGGCCGGTGGGCAGGCCTGGATCCAATCCCCCGACGACGCTTATTCCCCCTTGATGCCTGCCTCGGCACTGGCCCATGCCGGTGCCGATGTGGTGCTTCCGCTTGTTTCCTTGTGCGTGCGCATGAAAGGCCTTATCCGATGA
- a CDS encoding CheR family methyltransferase, whose amino-acid sequence MNEAELFDLELRLLLEAVYQRYHYDFRDYAQASLRRRMRHAMARFDCASMGQLQHRLLHEPDTFAQAMQFFTVQVSEMFRDPAYFRVLREHAVPVLRTYPSIKLWIAGCSTGEEVWSLAILLHEEGLLDRAIIYATDINPEALQAAEAGAFALERMAQFSRNYLAAGGSGSLSDYYSSGYGSVVFDRRLKRNIVFADHSLATDTVFSEVHLVSCRNVLIYFQRALQDRAIGLFHEALVHRGFLGLGSKESLQFGDHAVDFEACAREQRLYRKLA is encoded by the coding sequence ATGAATGAGGCCGAGCTGTTCGACCTGGAGCTGCGCCTGCTGCTGGAGGCGGTCTACCAGCGCTATCACTACGATTTCCGTGATTATGCGCAGGCGTCGCTGCGGCGGCGCATGCGCCATGCCATGGCGCGCTTCGACTGCGCCAGCATGGGCCAGCTGCAGCACCGCCTGCTGCATGAGCCGGACACCTTCGCGCAAGCGATGCAGTTCTTCACCGTGCAGGTGTCGGAAATGTTCCGTGACCCGGCCTATTTCCGCGTGTTGCGCGAACACGCGGTACCGGTGCTGCGCACCTACCCGTCGATCAAGCTGTGGATTGCCGGCTGCAGCACCGGGGAGGAAGTGTGGTCGCTGGCGATCCTGCTGCACGAGGAAGGGCTGCTCGACCGCGCCATCATCTATGCCACCGACATCAACCCCGAGGCGCTGCAGGCCGCTGAAGCGGGTGCGTTCGCGCTGGAGCGGATGGCGCAGTTCAGCCGCAACTATCTGGCCGCTGGCGGCTCCGGTTCCTTGTCCGACTATTACAGCAGCGGCTACGGCAGCGTCGTGTTCGACCGCCGCCTGAAACGCAATATCGTATTTGCCGACCACAGCCTGGCCACCGATACCGTATTTTCCGAAGTGCACCTGGTGTCGTGCCGCAACGTGCTGATCTACTTCCAGCGTGCCCTTCAGGATCGTGCCATCGGCCTGTTCCACGAGGCCCTGGTGCACCGTGGTTTCCTTGGCCTGGGCAGCAAGGAGTCGCTGCAGTTCGGCGACCACGCCGTCGACTTCGAAGCCTGCGCGCGCGAGCAGCGGCTGTACCGGAAACTGGCCTGA
- a CDS encoding response regulator: MTAVPTARDRWIWVVSAALMAMTLALELVVPLGYAVWLTYFMAVGVTLFQRRLEVPLLVAVVSCVLLMVGYNVAPASSNSAFSFVNRSIGGVSFLLMALTVMKAIQSRRVAADALWLQEGENAITVSLRGDPTPRALADSAMRALCAQLHAEVGALYRLQGDRLVLVGGAALPSQLPDTLPAASGQWSEVLRAGVPRRLEDHLSPLDIDTPLGRSIVRQRLLGPITADGVVVGVVELGRAGVSPARALELALLLQCAEPVGVALRAALMRAQLVELLEETQRQSEELQTQQEELRVANEELEEQSRSLLHSQVSLEQQQAELEQTNVQLEERTHELESRQEALLRAQAQLVQNSNELEASSRYKSEFMANMSHELRTPLNSALILAKLLADNKDGTLTPEQVKYAQAIHSSNNDLLALINDILDLSRIEAGHVELVEENLAVSSVLQRLKDTFEPMAAQKGLQLEIVSAPGAPLQLVADSQRLQQILKNLMANAVKFTEHGSVGLTVRAAGAGRVQFAVSDTGIGIPEEQTAVIFEAFRQADGSTRRRYGGTGLGLSISRDLALRMGGGITVTSEPGRGSCFTLDLPLLASGDGVPVASAAPDVRLAPAPLPAPVPASNGGIAQAPQASVPLPARVADDRGRRNRAARMILVVEDDVRFAEALVSMAHELDFDCVVAGTAEEALALAAELRPNGILLDIGLPDVSGLSVLERLKRDPATRHIPVHVVSGLERSQVAMELGAIGYVIKPATRERLVGAIQQLEATSQRDVRRLLIVEDDSELRTNLQLLLGRDQLEITGVGTISEALAELADSTFDCMVTDLALPDGTGYDLLERMAGNDAVAFPPVIVYTGRALTRDEEQRLRRYSKSIIIKGARSPERLLDEVTLFLHSVEASLPTDQQRLLREARRRDAVLDGRTVLLAEDDVRNIFALSSVLEPLGVTLEIARNGREALDKLRPDIDLVLMDIMMPEMDGLTAMREIRADARWRDLPIIALTAKAMPDDREHCLQAGANDYIAKPIDVDKLVSLCRVWCSRR; the protein is encoded by the coding sequence ATGACTGCTGTGCCCACCGCACGCGACCGCTGGATCTGGGTTGTCTCGGCCGCCCTGATGGCAATGACCCTGGCCCTGGAGCTGGTGGTGCCCTTGGGGTACGCGGTGTGGCTGACGTACTTCATGGCCGTTGGGGTGACCCTGTTCCAGCGTCGGCTGGAAGTGCCGCTGCTGGTGGCCGTGGTCTCCTGCGTGCTGTTGATGGTGGGGTACAACGTGGCGCCGGCCAGCAGCAACTCGGCATTTTCCTTCGTCAACCGCAGCATCGGCGGGGTGTCGTTCCTGCTGATGGCGTTGACGGTGATGAAGGCGATCCAGTCGCGGCGCGTGGCCGCCGACGCGCTGTGGCTGCAGGAGGGCGAGAACGCCATCACTGTCAGCCTGCGCGGCGATCCGACCCCGCGCGCGCTGGCCGATTCGGCCATGCGTGCGCTATGCGCGCAGCTGCACGCCGAAGTGGGCGCGCTGTACCGGCTGCAGGGCGACCGCCTGGTGCTGGTGGGCGGTGCGGCGTTGCCCTCGCAGTTGCCCGACACCCTGCCGGCGGCGTCCGGGCAGTGGAGCGAAGTGCTGCGCGCTGGCGTGCCGCGCCGGCTGGAAGACCACCTCTCGCCGCTGGATATTGACACGCCGCTGGGACGCAGCATCGTGCGCCAGCGCCTGCTGGGCCCCATCACCGCCGACGGCGTGGTGGTGGGCGTGGTCGAACTGGGGCGTGCCGGGGTATCTCCGGCGCGCGCGCTGGAACTGGCCCTGCTGCTGCAATGCGCCGAGCCAGTAGGCGTGGCACTGCGCGCGGCGCTGATGCGCGCACAGCTGGTGGAGCTGCTGGAGGAAACCCAGCGGCAGAGCGAAGAGCTGCAGACCCAGCAGGAAGAACTGCGCGTGGCCAACGAGGAACTCGAAGAGCAGAGCCGCAGCCTGCTGCATTCCCAGGTCAGCCTGGAGCAGCAGCAGGCCGAGCTGGAGCAGACCAACGTGCAGCTGGAAGAGCGCACCCATGAACTGGAATCGCGCCAGGAGGCCCTGCTTCGCGCGCAGGCACAGCTGGTGCAGAACAGCAACGAACTGGAAGCCAGCTCGCGCTACAAGTCCGAGTTCATGGCCAACATGTCCCACGAACTGCGCACCCCGCTCAACAGTGCGCTGATCCTGGCCAAGCTGCTGGCGGACAACAAGGACGGCACGCTCACTCCCGAGCAGGTCAAGTACGCCCAGGCCATCCATTCGTCCAACAATGACCTGCTGGCACTGATCAACGACATTCTCGACCTGTCGCGGATCGAGGCCGGCCATGTCGAGCTGGTCGAGGAGAACCTGGCCGTCTCCAGCGTGCTGCAGCGGCTGAAGGACACCTTTGAACCAATGGCCGCGCAGAAGGGCTTGCAGCTGGAGATCGTCAGCGCGCCCGGCGCCCCCCTGCAGCTGGTGGCCGACAGCCAGCGACTGCAGCAGATCCTGAAGAACCTGATGGCCAATGCGGTCAAGTTCACCGAGCACGGCAGCGTCGGTCTGACCGTGCGCGCGGCCGGGGCAGGGCGGGTCCAGTTCGCGGTCAGCGACACCGGTATCGGCATTCCTGAAGAACAGACCGCGGTCATCTTCGAAGCGTTCCGCCAGGCCGATGGCAGTACCCGTCGCCGCTACGGCGGCACCGGGCTGGGGCTGTCCATCTCGCGCGACCTGGCCTTGCGCATGGGCGGCGGCATCACCGTCACCAGTGAACCCGGACGTGGCAGCTGTTTCACGTTGGACCTGCCGCTGCTGGCCAGCGGCGACGGGGTGCCGGTGGCCAGCGCGGCGCCGGACGTCCGCCTGGCGCCAGCGCCGCTGCCCGCCCCCGTGCCGGCGTCCAATGGCGGTATCGCGCAGGCACCGCAGGCTTCTGTGCCGCTGCCCGCGCGGGTGGCCGATGACCGCGGTCGGCGCAACCGGGCCGCGCGCATGATCCTGGTGGTGGAAGACGATGTCCGCTTTGCCGAGGCCCTGGTATCGATGGCCCACGAGCTGGACTTCGACTGCGTGGTGGCCGGTACCGCCGAGGAGGCGCTGGCGCTGGCTGCCGAACTGCGCCCCAACGGCATCCTGCTCGATATCGGGCTGCCCGATGTGTCCGGCTTGAGCGTGCTGGAACGGCTCAAGCGCGACCCGGCCACGCGGCATATTCCGGTTCACGTGGTGTCCGGACTGGAGCGGTCGCAGGTGGCGATGGAACTGGGTGCGATCGGCTATGTGATCAAACCGGCCACGCGCGAACGCCTGGTGGGCGCGATCCAGCAGCTGGAGGCCACCAGCCAGCGTGACGTGCGGCGCCTGCTGATCGTGGAAGACGACAGCGAACTGCGCACCAACCTGCAACTGCTGCTGGGACGTGACCAGCTGGAGATCACCGGGGTGGGCACCATCAGCGAGGCGCTGGCCGAACTGGCCGACTCCACCTTTGACTGCATGGTCACCGACCTGGCCCTGCCCGACGGCACCGGCTATGACCTGCTCGAACGTATGGCCGGCAACGACGCGGTGGCCTTCCCGCCGGTGATCGTCTACACCGGGCGCGCACTGACCCGCGATGAAGAGCAGCGCCTGCGCCGGTACTCCAAGAGCATCATCATCAAGGGCGCGCGCTCGCCGGAGCGCCTGCTCGACGAGGTGACCCTGTTCCTGCACAGCGTGGAGGCCTCCCTGCCCACCGACCAGCAGCGCCTGCTGCGTGAAGCGCGGCGCCGTGACGCGGTGCTGGACGGGCGTACCGTGCTGCTGGCCGAGGACGATGTGCGCAACATCTTCGCGCTGTCCAGCGTGCTCGAGCCGCTCGGCGTCACCCTGGAGATCGCCCGCAATGGTCGCGAAGCACTGGACAAGCTGCGCCCGGATATCGATCTGGTGCTGATGGACATCATGATGCCCGAGATGGACGGACTGACCGCCATGCGCGAAATCCGTGCCGACGCACGCTGGCGCGACCTGCCGATCATCGCCCTGACCGCCAAGGCCATGCCTGATGACCGCGAACACTGCCTGCAGGCCGGCGCCAACGATTACATTGCCAAGCCGATCGACGTGGACAAGCTGGTGTCACTGTGCCGGGTGTGGTGTTCGCGCCGATGA
- a CDS encoding ATP-binding protein — MAEVVSSVAPLADERRQLKLLIDHVSDHAISLLDPDGHICSWNRGGERVNGYTAAEAIGQHVSIFYTAEDQQLGLPQQTLERVREQGRLVGEGWRVRRNGEQFRASIVIEAVRENGVLQGFVKVTQDITERYQAQRLLQDAQRARQHLQQFEGVGRLTRGLAHEFNNLLTTIGNALDLVALRPMADARTHELVELAQAAADRGSLLTRQLLAFSADQTLVREPVSVPQLLEEAWPSLQRACAPSNRIRLDIAPALPSISTDGVQLHSAVLNLVLNSCEAMPHGGTVTITARLEELLAPDLAHPTRRRYVALAVTDEGGGMPPEVAARASEPFFTTKEVGKGSGLGLSQVFGFVSQCNGFVDVQTAPGHGTTVRLLLPAIEEIEYA; from the coding sequence GTGGCCGAGGTCGTATCCAGCGTCGCACCGCTTGCCGATGAACGTCGGCAGCTGAAGCTGTTGATCGACCATGTGTCCGACCACGCGATCTCCCTGCTGGACCCTGACGGGCACATCTGCAGCTGGAACCGGGGCGGCGAGCGCGTCAACGGCTACACCGCCGCCGAAGCGATCGGCCAGCACGTGTCGATCTTCTACACCGCCGAAGACCAGCAGCTGGGCCTGCCACAGCAGACCCTTGAACGGGTCCGGGAGCAGGGCCGGCTGGTGGGCGAAGGCTGGCGGGTACGCCGCAACGGCGAGCAGTTCCGCGCCAGCATCGTGATCGAGGCGGTGCGCGAGAACGGCGTGCTACAGGGCTTTGTCAAGGTTACCCAGGACATTACCGAGCGCTACCAGGCCCAACGCCTGTTGCAGGACGCCCAGCGCGCGCGCCAGCACCTGCAGCAGTTCGAGGGTGTCGGCCGCCTCACCCGTGGCCTGGCCCATGAATTCAACAACCTGCTCACCACCATCGGGAATGCGCTGGACCTGGTCGCGCTGCGCCCCATGGCCGATGCGCGCACCCACGAACTGGTGGAGCTGGCCCAGGCCGCGGCCGATCGCGGTTCGCTGCTGACCCGCCAGCTGCTGGCGTTCTCGGCCGACCAGACCCTGGTGCGTGAGCCGGTGAGCGTGCCGCAGTTGCTGGAGGAAGCCTGGCCGTCGCTGCAGCGTGCGTGCGCACCGTCCAACCGGATCCGACTGGATATCGCGCCGGCGCTACCGTCCATCTCCACCGATGGCGTACAGTTGCACAGCGCCGTGCTGAACCTGGTGCTCAACAGCTGCGAGGCGATGCCGCACGGCGGCACGGTGACCATCACCGCCCGCCTTGAAGAGCTGCTCGCGCCTGATCTGGCCCATCCCACCCGCCGCCGTTACGTCGCCCTGGCGGTGACCGACGAAGGCGGTGGCATGCCGCCGGAAGTTGCTGCACGCGCCAGCGAACCCTTCTTCACCACCAAGGAAGTTGGCAAGGGCAGCGGACTGGGATTGAGCCAGGTGTTCGGCTTCGTGTCCCAGTGCAACGGCTTTGTGGATGTACAGACCGCCCCCGGACACGGCACCACGGTCCGTTTATTGTTACCTGCCATTGAGGAAATCGAGTATGCCTGA
- a CDS encoding response regulator codes for MPEPLRVLMVEDQQDLRELIGQALEDFGIEIHTADDGQTALRLLREPGNFDVVFSDISMPNGISGVELSAHVAEALPNARMILASGYARSQLPPLPDHVEFLPKPYRLRQLVALLQAPAPAH; via the coding sequence ATGCCTGAGCCCCTTCGCGTTTTGATGGTCGAAGACCAGCAGGATCTACGCGAGCTGATCGGCCAGGCACTGGAGGATTTCGGCATCGAAATCCACACTGCCGACGATGGCCAGACTGCATTGCGCCTGTTGCGCGAACCCGGCAATTTCGACGTGGTGTTCAGCGACATCAGCATGCCCAATGGCATCAGCGGGGTGGAACTGAGCGCGCACGTGGCCGAAGCCTTGCCCAACGCGCGCATGATCCTGGCGTCCGGGTATGCGCGCTCGCAGCTGCCGCCGCTGCCCGATCACGTGGAATTTCTGCCCAAGCCGTACCGCCTGCGGCAGCTGGTGGCACTGTTGCAGGCCCCTGCCCCGGCGCACTGA
- a CDS encoding DUF1653 domain-containing protein, giving the protein MTDLSPLPALPLGHYRHFKGGNYQVLGVVRHSETLEPMVLYRPLDNDVGAWVRPHAMFVADVEVDGQRQPRFARVDDARR; this is encoded by the coding sequence ATGACCGATCTCAGCCCCCTGCCCGCATTGCCCTTGGGCCACTACCGCCACTTCAAGGGCGGCAACTACCAGGTGTTGGGCGTGGTGCGCCACAGCGAGACCCTGGAGCCGATGGTGCTGTACCGCCCGCTGGACAACGACGTCGGCGCCTGGGTGCGCCCCCATGCCATGTTTGTGGCCGACGTCGAAGTAGACGGGCAACGGCAGCCGCGCTTTGCACGCGTAGACGACGCCCGCCGCTAG
- a CDS encoding GAF domain-containing protein yields MYTASGFPTVVGFDLPGLKDGPGPSRVIVSALLDTTPGDDWMRVLDRLAWPTLRLDHGVEQLRLVGQGIHFVGDIRDGRGLSAAVRELFDLVTARVLSARMAALEHPMDDLALAAPPLAPMVVSQDPRMADVAALLQLPALPALLELASRLTGMGFVAVARVTAERWTACAVHDLLGFGLQPGQDLVLETTICDEIRQHQRTVQFDHASAHPVFSTHPTPAIYGFESYLSVPMFRRDGSFFGTLCALDPRPSQLDALSVKCFEVLAAWIGAQMELDDAQVGGDASQTLQAALQAVADAAAGIAASAQPSSPLQEAAQRIRALSLLPG; encoded by the coding sequence ATGTACACAGCCTCTGGCTTTCCCACTGTGGTCGGCTTTGACCTGCCTGGCCTGAAGGACGGTCCGGGGCCATCGCGGGTGATCGTCAGTGCGTTGCTCGACACGACCCCTGGCGATGACTGGATGCGGGTCCTGGATCGCCTGGCCTGGCCGACCTTGCGGCTGGACCACGGCGTCGAACAACTGCGCCTGGTGGGGCAGGGCATCCACTTTGTCGGGGATATCCGCGATGGGCGCGGGTTGTCGGCCGCCGTTCGGGAACTGTTCGACCTGGTCACGGCCAGGGTGCTGTCTGCACGCATGGCCGCGCTCGAACATCCGATGGACGACCTCGCACTGGCGGCCCCGCCGTTGGCGCCAATGGTGGTCTCGCAGGATCCGCGCATGGCCGATGTCGCCGCGCTGTTGCAGTTGCCGGCCCTGCCGGCCCTGCTGGAATTGGCCAGCCGCCTGACCGGCATGGGCTTTGTCGCGGTCGCGCGGGTCACCGCCGAGCGCTGGACGGCGTGCGCCGTGCACGATCTGTTGGGCTTCGGCTTGCAACCGGGCCAGGACCTGGTGCTGGAAACCACCATCTGCGACGAGATCCGCCAGCACCAGCGCACGGTGCAGTTCGACCACGCCAGTGCCCACCCGGTGTTCTCCACCCATCCCACGCCGGCGATCTACGGCTTTGAAAGCTACCTGTCGGTACCGATGTTCCGGCGTGACGGCAGCTTCTTCGGCACGCTGTGTGCGCTGGACCCGCGCCCGTCGCAGCTGGATGCCCTCAGTGTGAAGTGCTTTGAAGTGCTGGCCGCGTGGATTGGCGCGCAGATGGAACTGGATGATGCGCAGGTCGGCGGCGATGCGTCACAGACCCTCCAGGCTGCGTTGCAGGCGGTGGCCGACGCTGCCGCCGGCATCGCCGCCAGCGCGCAGCCATCGTCGCCACTTCAGGAAGCCGCACAGCGGATCCGTGCATTGAGCCTGCTGCCGGGCTGA